GCCCCATATTTGGCAGCTGCTGTCTCGGCTTTGGGGCGCATTTTCAGCAGCGCAAATTTTATCGTTCGCATGAGGGGCGTCGCTCATGAAAAACTTCGGTTTTTTCAGGGACGACTAATTAGCAGATTCAAATAAAGGGTCACTCTCGATGTGGCTATCCAATAGCTTTTTAAGCTCCGCAAATATATCGGGATGAGACTCTATTACATCCCGATATGGGTCGTTTTCTAAGTCGTATAGCTGATACACAGGTTTTGTATAAGTCGCTATATATATTAGTTTCCACTTTTCATTCTGTACGGACCGGCTTTTCGCGCGGATAACCGTGGGATAATGTTTTTCGTTGACTACCAGTGTGCCGGATTTTTTATCAGGAATATCCAGTAATTCAACAATGTTGGGATATAAAATTTGTTCAGGATGTAAGCCAGGTATCTTTCCTAGCCAAATCCCTGTTTCTTGAAAAGCAAAAAGCTCCGGTGATGTCTGTGCTTTCACATAAGGAATCAAATTAACACCGTCGAGCGTTGTTGGAATAGGTATATTCAACAAATCTAACAAAGTTGGCATGACGTCAATGGAGCGGGTGGTCGGCTTAAAGTTTACGCCACCAGGCACTCCTGGGCCCTTCATCACCAATGGAATTCTGCCGCTGGGGTCGTTTCCTACCAAGGTATTGCCCTGGCCCCAGCATCCCGTTTCAAAAAAATCCGCACCATGATCGCTATATATGATGACGATGGTATTATCGGATAAATCAGACTTTTCAATATAATCTATTATTTTCCCCACTTCATCGTCGAATTGTTTGACGCAGCTGTCATATAAATTAATAATTTGCGGGATGTCGAAAAACTCCGAGGTTTTTTCCTGTTTTTTGATAATTTCTTCCGCCGAGGCGAGTCTGGTCATAATAAACCGTGATTCACCCTTATAGTCTTTTGGGGTAAATAAGTTGTAATAGGGATACTCCGAATTGAAAGGGACGTGCGTGGCCGAAGTGAACAAATTAATAAAAAAAGGCTGCGAGTTTTTCGCCGAATGGGCAATTAATTGGCGGCATTCGCGACTTAAGCTTCGGATCAAGGGTACGCCGGCCAGATAATAGAACTCGGGTAAGAAGCGTTTTCCTAATGTGTTATTGGTGAAAAGCGATAATACGTTTCGGATTAAAGACGGACCTTGTCTTAGTAGTAGTTTGATATTCCATTGATCTTCAGCGACCGAGATTTCCTTGAAGTTAAAACTTAATTTTGCGAAATCGGCTCCGCACCAATCGGAGATGCATGCAGTCAAGTAACCCTGTTCGTTTAATATGTCGATTAAAGACGGTTGCGGTAGTTTACAGTCTGCCAAGGATGGGTAATTATCGCGAATTTTATGGTTATGCGGCCATAATCCGGTAAATAGGGACGCAATACTTGGTGCGGTTCTGGCGACAGGAGTTATGCATTTATCGAGTCGTAAGCCATTCGCGCTTAATTTATCAATGTTGGGGGTAAGGTTTCTGTGATAGTTGCTGCCGCCTAGTCTGTCATGGCGCAATGTATCGGAACCTATCATAATCACATTGGGTTTTGTTTGAGACGATGCTTTAGCGATAGCTGGTTCGGTAACTATCGTTGCGTAATAGATGTAAGCATATAAACCAGCCAAAGCTAGTATATAGAGCACTAGCAGCGTATTATTTTCTTCGATAGCTAAAAATAGAGCGATTACCGATGTTCCAGACAGTAATGAAGTTAATGAAAACTTTATGCCACTTATTATTTTCGGAGATAATATCTTCCATATAACAAATAATCTGGAAAATCTATACTGGAAAGATAATTGAATGGTGCCTGGTGTGTAAAGAAGTTGGTGTAAAAAAAAGTAGGTAGTAACTAGCGTGGTTGATATTA
The window above is part of the Methylomonas sp. ZR1 genome. Proteins encoded here:
- a CDS encoding sulfatase; this translates as MEKILVSLYCSSAAALLFTITLIILTLHNYSRTGPGIQKEIEKKFGYYVVFALTRLAAWLFVIFFLTSLPGSIAAYSLSKLTALIEFNFITGLSCCLISTTLVTTYFFLHQLLYTPGTIQLSFQYRFSRLFVIWKILSPKIISGIKFSLTSLLSGTSVIALFLAIEENNTLLVLYILALAGLYAYIYYATIVTEPAIAKASSQTKPNVIMIGSDTLRHDRLGGSNYHRNLTPNIDKLSANGLRLDKCITPVARTAPSIASLFTGLWPHNHKIRDNYPSLADCKLPQPSLIDILNEQGYLTACISDWCGADFAKLSFNFKEISVAEDQWNIKLLLRQGPSLIRNVLSLFTNNTLGKRFLPEFYYLAGVPLIRSLSRECRQLIAHSAKNSQPFFINLFTSATHVPFNSEYPYYNLFTPKDYKGESRFIMTRLASAEEIIKKQEKTSEFFDIPQIINLYDSCVKQFDDEVGKIIDYIEKSDLSDNTIVIIYSDHGADFFETGCWGQGNTLVGNDPSGRIPLVMKGPGVPGGVNFKPTTRSIDVMPTLLDLLNIPIPTTLDGVNLIPYVKAQTSPELFAFQETGIWLGKIPGLHPEQILYPNIVELLDIPDKKSGTLVVNEKHYPTVIRAKSRSVQNEKWKLIYIATYTKPVYQLYDLENDPYRDVIESHPDIFAELKKLLDSHIESDPLFESAN